The following nucleotide sequence is from Sander lucioperca isolate FBNREF2018 chromosome 19, SLUC_FBN_1.2, whole genome shotgun sequence.
CTGACAGAGAAGATCACCTCAAACTGGGAAAATGTCTTGAGACTGCTGAAGACAAAGTGCActctagaagaagaaaaaaaaaaaagaaaggataatattatataatgtgGCTACGTTTTTGataacatgacttttttttcccctagttttgaaaacaaaactggaatattgtttaaaatgaatgaaagatTTGACATCTTTCGTGATGTGGTTTTAATGAACCATACAGTTTCCATACAAATTAATTAAGTGCTAAAAAACTGCAAGCACAAGCTATTCTTTGTGGGGAAGAGTTCTTACTGAGTGTCCACACAGCTCATGTTGAGAATGTTGAGCCTCACACTTCCCCACGTTTTCAGCCGACGCAACTCCTCTCCCAGCAGACGACAGCGACTCACCACCAGGCTCACGTCATGGAGCAGCTACATCAACAGGAGACAGTTGAGAGGTTCAGTTTAACTAAGATGCAACAATCCAagaactagggatgcaccgaatccagatttttggggatCGGCCAGATACtaaatccactggttaagattctgccgaatccgaatcccatcctcagtccattaacacggtaaacacattaatgaagtaaacaaatggttaacacaagtttttagctgcgactgtccttcctttgccgtacctgaagttgctgcattttggctgctgtctgtagattccttcatgcacaactcgtattctttcggatgtttcatacgcaaatgttttaacagcggcgatgttgtgtattgttgagggtccttgccaccacaagacaaatcggcattgcaaattgaacatgtagctggacttgaatggccttcttttgactgaaagtactgccaaccAACACTTTCTGctcacaagttccattttcactttctcacagcctactgcattgaacgctccacctacgtaaacaccttcccgtaatcaacggcagTGTAATTACGTCCACCAGGGTAGCGCGGCAGAAatcgaaccccgtcaaaaagcccaatattcggccgaatctgAAGCTGAaacctggattcggtgcatccctaccaAGAACATAAATTTGAGACAGAATACTATGGGTCTACTGACTTAAAGAACTTAAAACAAGTCTGACTATGAACAAGTATATAAGTACAACATGCAGCTGCACATGTGCCCCTCTCAATCAACACATCTCCACTCACACCTACCTGGGGAACATGTCTGCTCGTTGGATATTTCTCCACCCAGTCAGTTTCTCCCTCGATGTACTGagagagcagtttgtgaacaagGCGGGCATTACCCAGCGACTTTTCATCTAGTTAGAAACAAAAATGTACAGTAGTTGTTAAAACACATTACCAGTCGCAAGAATATGCCCCATGCTCAAGATATAATTAACATTCATTTGACATCGAAGATTTGAGCTCATGATTATATGAACACACAATATGCGTCACAGATTCCGACAAAATGCCTACTCATGGCATACTACGTTTTGTATtggttttttcccccctcacCGTCAAGTTGAAGACTCAATGTGATGTGCGATATTTTCCTCTCAGACCGATTAGCAGCATCATttccttcaaaaacaaaacgggTAGATTCATTCAttgaaaaaacattgaaaaacaaaaaacaaaaaaaatcaatctttGCAAAACCACAAGTCTGAAAAGTGCAACATGCTTCAAATTTTCCGCCTTGGAGACCACCATGTAGAAGCCTTTGGAGCATGTCGACCGTTAAAGAAGAACTCACTGCTTCCTCactggcccaatcccaaagtgagccctgaggactaaggactaaagacacagacttaattgatctcaggtgctaagtgagtgagtgtgtgaggccacatgggctcagataggtataaatgggattgggacagcacttcacgaCTTCACGTTACCTTGGTGACGTTTAATAACAGATGTTGCTGTtgtttgggaattttcattttaagtttgttgctttccacgcggccaaggcacaggagacggctgcctgatttcaaattttttcaaactcttgttttacaagctggacaacaggTTGGTCTGTGTTCCGTGGTCGCGTGTCGTGCTGGTGTTTACCTTTGTAATTTACGGATTTCCCTCTGGTCTCCGCGGTAAACGtcacaacgctttgaactgtgggtaatccctttggtgaagtctgcatcgatgcagactcacgGAAAGGGTACTGCAAGTGTGTACTCAAACCCTCACGCActttgaaattcgacattgggacaaccctaagcccttacGAATTTCGCGAGAACGGGCACCAAAGTccgtgagtctgtgagtccggactttgggattgggccactCTTTGGGGTTTGTTGAAGACCACTTACCATTGGATTTTTCATACACCAACTGTAGAATCAAGGTCTCATAGAGGAAAGTGTAGACACTGCAGTTGTCTTTCTTCTCCCCAAACTTCCATTCATTCACCCTGGGGTATTAAATGTACAAAAATAAGTTTTTACTTTAATATCTTTgtttgtaaaaaacaaacaaaaaaaacagagcaatgtaaattttatttattgtcaagactactgacaaaaataaactactgGCCCTCATTTAGTGACAGTTGAGGAGAGTAACGGagaaaacactttaaaaatagTAAAATTCACGGTTCAGCTTaagcagctttttttttgtaaatgaggTCCTACGTGTTTTGAAAGTAAGACTTAAGATCTGGAAACCCAGTAAAATCAGAAACTGACATATGCAGCGCGGTGACGTGGCTCTCAAGGTTGCTCGTCTCCACTTTCAGCCTGCTCAGTTTATTTGAAGTCTGCTTCTTCTGCATCTCCAGTTCGGATATTTGTCTGTGGCAGGATCAAAGAAAAGAATAACAAACCTTTCTATAATTAAAGTGTCTAAACATGAAAAACACTATTCTCTACTCACCGGTTATTATCCTCCAAAGCCTCTGTGACTTTTTGTATttctgtaaaaacaacaaagtcAATAACTTATTCAAGTCAAGCAcatataaatgaatgaataattaaAAGGAATTAAGTGGTACTACAAGTTACCTTCCTGACGTGATTTCAGACTTGGTTGGTCTTCGAAGCCTTTTTCTTCAACTGCAATAAGTTCTTAAGGGGAACAAAGAAGGTGTTAACAGCAGTTTCACCTTCTACTCTGCCTGTCCCTTTATCAACACACCCACACCAACACAGCCTTATTTTTCATGGGTCTGAATCATTTGCCCATTTATACAAACAAGGTGGCAACTGGAAAATCACAAGCCATTTTCCCCACAGTAGTCATACCGGTTTCTAATTCACGAATACAGTCGTCCAAGCTTTTTATCATCCCATCTGCTTCCTCGATCATTCCTCTCGGCCTCTGTTGCTCCTTctgaaaagatgaaaaatgtctttaaagcctcttaacacccacacagacactttacagacagtaggtctagaccacactatatcatttacagagagccaacaattccccaagagcatgcatttggtgcgacagtggcagAAACCTTGAACAGGTGGGgcgggagagagatagagatgtaCAGCAACTACAATACCCAACTATAATATTTATAGAAATGACTATAAAATGTATAGCAGTGGGTATAATGTAATGACATAATACACAGTGGCAATTGTATTAACAGTAAAGATGATAGAACTGTGACTAAAAAAGCCCAGAGCTTCGATGGGAGTTTATTAGGTTACAAATCCTCACCTACCAATAACAGGGTTTCtgcaagtcaaatttaaaatttgtaaaacctttatgaatgaaatgtaagacctatatcacaacATGAAAGTACAACGAAACACagtcacaaaagtacttgcaaagtaaataaaattattaaaattgaataaaagcaacACTGAGTAATAATGATCTGTACATATAtggcaaattatatttggactagcgaaagaaagaactacaacaccgcagaataaaaaaagcaacatttcaatGATCATTAAAGGCAGCGTAGCAAAAGATCCCTGATGTTATCATTCAGTATTGCTGTGTGAAGGATCTTACCAGATTAGCCTGCACAAGATTGGAGTACAACACCTCCTTCATTTCATGCGACTGAACTTTGCTCAACTTTCTGAACAGGTTATGTCTCTCTTTTAGTTTGGCACCAAAAGATTTGAGCTGTGAAttcagacagacacagtgaGGGTCAGGAATAAGATCATTATGCTACATCTACAGAATCAGCAAAGGGCATCCGCTAAActaaaaaacatgatttttaaTGCATCCTTTTAACAAAATGATAATCATACTTAACATGTCACATGAACATAAGTCATCATGGTAACAAAGAGGAAAACAAATTGCAATTTGAAAAAATACATTGAGTTATCCTTTTAATACCTCCTTCTCTGAATAATTTCTCACTTCTTCCCACAAAGGTCTATTCACAATCTTCAGTGGTTTGTCTAGGTCCCGCATTCGCTCCTTCAACCTGGGAAGAGAACAAAACAGGCCTGCTTTAGAAATTCAGTTGTAAGTTAGTACCGGTTTTCAACTTCTTATAAcaccatctatctatctaagccACTTTCAATTTTATTCTGTAATTTCTGGCACACTGCCAAGCAAGATATGCTGCTTTTAACTACTTCCTACTGGCAGTTTTCTATACTCGGAATTAAAGTGGCTATGCCCGACCTAAAATGAGACATGAACACCTCTCAGCGAAGAAAAACCAAGTGACATTCGGCTACATCCGACAAACTACTATATGTATCAATCCGATCGCATTCATAAAtcagggttcaacaataagggttgcCCGGGGCACGTAAAATGCCACGAGGGGCACGTAAATAAAACAACCCACTTGCCCGTTCGGGCATCATCGTATCATAAATGATGTTATTGTTCTCTTGGCCCCATTGGAGAATGCTTGTTGAATGATATAATTTTATTGCGTCGTTGGCCAATCAAGAATTGAGTTGGTGCTTGACgctttttttcagaaaaaaaatgactcttTTAATGCTTTCaagattattatttatttatttttttttttttttaacgtttttttttttttaaaatgctctttttggtgcttttgacattgttttttgtttgttttctcaacGCTTTTTTCGCTTAAGATTTTTAACGAAGTTTGACTTTTCCAATGTCTTTATATCAATGTGTTTGACGCTTtctctttttcaaaaaaacaaaaacaaaaaaacaatttgtatcggggccagtaaaaattgaCTTCCGGCAAGTAGAATATTTTTTCCCTTGCCCGACCGGACAAGTGAAAAAACAGCTTAACGTTGAACCCTGTAAATGTGTTATACAATCTTGAGTGTACACACCCCTCCACCATCTCTGTAAGGTTGAGGACATCTGTCTCATACACCATCTGTTTAGGACGGTTGATGTGCCTGTCTTTCAATAAATCCATTGGTGTGCGATCTGTGTCTGACAAAAgctgcaaaaacaaaataaaaaaaaggcaagTCATTACATTTGGTCATTGTTTTTCATATAttctttttaatattaatgaagATTAACCTACTCTGCCAGGAAGGATGCTTTGCCGAGGATTATGGATGACAAAGTCTATGTTGAAGAGTTGAAAGAACTCTAACAATGTAATAGTGTCATCATCGAGTTTCTGTAATCAAAACATTGAAGGCAATAAATAACCagtgtaaaaataataaaaaaagaatatttaaaagatgtatttttaaaatatgttaatAATATACCCTCTGAACATCATTGGCGTAGTCTTCTAGCTGGGATTCAAACAGGCTTTGTTTGTAAGCtggaaaagtacaaaaaaaaacaatagattTTCCAGAATCAGCACAATTATGTCAGGAAGGTACCACTAAACAAGGATCTTTATACTACACCAGAGTTTCTgaaggtttcaccaagtcaaatttaagactttttaattacctttttaagaccattacgaattaaatttaagacctttcatcacaacatcaactaagcTCTAAATTTGAAAACgaaaagtttttgttttttttcaaaccaagtatcgctaaacttgcacttccccaaagctgaagaataaaatccattttacgTCTATGGTACAATCCGAAAGAGACTCGCGCCAATAACACAAAAGCTGACTGGCTGCaaaataagttgcatgttggtctcatttgtagtcgtaatccatcgaaattatatttggacgagcgaaagaaagaactacaacactaggaataataaaaaaaaaaaatagtgaatTTCGAATttcagcgaatttaagacttCCTGGCCTAaaattttcattttgaaattttagaatTTTTAAGtccccgcggaaaccctgtaCACCAAGTGAGTTCATGACTTACTTGATTCCAATGTAGCTTCACATCTGATGCTGGCTGTGTGACTGCTGTTGGAGTAATCTGTGGTCTGTGTAGTCATGCTTGGAACTGTAGTAGCGTTGCTGTCACACTCCACAACATGAGGCTGAAATCCCTggcaacaaataaaacaaaggggggaaatagaaaacaaataacaagaaactgtaatataatataaattctCAAATAAAAGTCGGTATTCAAGTGAAGAGGTGAACTACTGATTGTCTGCTTATATGGTAATAGATTTGTTTCTATCGGCATAGTACATGGTAAATACAGTCACAGCAAATAACCcctatatttccattttattcctGTTAATTTCCATGGAAAGAAATTTTGAAACCATAATCACATCCACTCTATTTTTCTAAGTGCGGATGAGTTACCATCAATTAATTTTTATTAAATGGACACGACTGGTAATGTTAGTAAATACAAACCAAATTTCTTTTAAAGAACTCAGAGCAGCAGATTGGTGAGAATAACATGACTATGTATTAATGGAATCGGTGCTGAGGAAATGTACACAATCCTAAAATGATCAGGACCACAGGTAAACATGGAGGAAGTATTGATTTTGCATTAACAGGAAATTAATCactgaataataaataaaaatcaatacatttatcAGTAAACAGGAGGTTTCTCACTAAAATGTGATGAATATACTTTTAAATTAGGAAGATAAagacttaaagcaacactatgcaacttttcccacttcggtccctctacaggttgtctcattggaactacagctcacgCTAAAAATTACATGTGTTGCTTTAAGGAATatcaagataaataaaaaaaggcaaaTAAAGACCCTCTCATTACTCTCACTTGACCTACCATTTCAACATCAGTGGATACTTTCAGTCTCTTCTCATCCTCCACATTATTTTCATCTGCTGGCACAGGTCTCTTTTTTCCACTGACGGGACTAATAAAGTCCTTTTCAGATACATCTTTCTCTAAAAGCTCATCCATGTCGAACTCTTGGGAAGCACTCACTTTTTCAGTGGCATTCTGAGGACTCATTATGTCCAGGGTTTCAGACATATCTTCATAGCTATCAAGCTCTTCATTGTAAATATCGCTCATATCATCGACAAAGTTGCTCAGTTGATTAGTAACATTGACAGCGACTGTCCTTTGATGTTTGTCCACAGAATTCCCCTTCTTTGGATCATCCGGTTTTCTTTTTTGGGGGAGTTTTGCCTTAAATATTCCCACCGAGAGTCTTGACATAAGTTGTTTAGTCTTCAAGTTGAAAGGAGTTGTGGTAGCAGAGGGTTGTTCTCCTTGCAGAACACATTGAGCTTGTGTATTTTCTTCTGTGTTTACCAAACCCATCTCAAGTTGAGGCTCTGTTACAGGTAGGGATTTGGTTTTGTCGTTTGAGGTTTTGTCCATGTCCCGTTCCAGGTGAGGCAAGGGTGCTGTGTGGCTGTCCATGGCAATAGTATCAGGAGCTGTACTCACCATGTGACTCAAACGCCTTACTTTTGACTTAATATCGGCTAAACTCATCCGTCTGGACTTCCGTGAAGGCGCTGTATCAACATCATGGTCAACAGCAGAGGGTGAATTCACCATTTTCTGTGATAAACTACAAGTTAGATTTTTTGATTTGGGTTCCTTACTGGTGCCAGTTTCATTTGAGTCAGGAGAATCGGGAAGGTTTGGGATTTCCACCCGGCCAGGGTTGGAGGATCCCAGTGCTTCATTTCTCTGTTGTGGAGTTGCCTCGGTTTTCTTCAAATGGTCAGGATTGAAGTCCTGTGTGGAAGAAAGGCACTGAGGTGGCTCACCTGTATACGTTTGTTCCAAAATGCCGCCTGTTTGAGCTTCAGTCATATTCATGCTTACATCGTGCTCTGGACCTTCTGTCATGGTTTTATTCACTGACTTCTCCAAGACAGCTGAAACAAAAGGTAAAGCTACCTTTTCAGTATCCACATCAGGCTTCTGTATTTTAAGTTGGTCCAGTAAGCCATCTGTGTCTGGAGTTTCTTGAGGGGACGGTGCAGCAGGAGCCACTGCTCTAACCCAGGGGCCACTCTTCCTAGACAGGGAGTTTTTAAACCCTGGATCCAAAGCGTGTGCGGATGAAGATTGGTTTCCGCGCGGACGATGCGTCTTCTTTGCAGATAAAGGAAAATCCACGTCTTTATGGGTGAATAAAATATTAGAATCTCGGCGTGGAAGAAGTGAATCTGATACTGAATTGCTGGCAATATTTACAGTGAGACATTGGGTCACATCCATAGCTGCATCATTGTCAGCGAACCTCATTGTCTTCTCTCCACCAGCAGGTAAAATGTCCACATCTTGGTGTGACTGTGGTTCGAAATCGGTggcaatgtttacagtgtgACTTCTTGTCACATCCATAGCTGCATCAGTTGTGTTGAATCTCATGGTCTTCTCTCCAAAAGCAGGTAAGGAGTCCACATATTGGTGTGACTGCAATTTTAAATCGGTggcaatgtttacagtgtgACTTCTTGTCACATCCATAGCTGCATCATTGTCAGCGAACCTCATTGTCTTCTCTCCACCAGCAGGTAAAATGTCCACATCTTGGTGTGACTGTGGTTCGAAATCGGTggcaatgtttacagtgtgACTTCTTGTCACATCCATAGCTGCATCAGTTGTGTTGAATCTCATGGTCTTCTCTCCAAAAGCAGGTAAGGAGTCCACATATTGGTGTGACTGCAATTTTAAATCAGTggcaatgtttacagtgtgACTTCTTGTCACATCCATCGCTGCATCAGTTGTATTGAATCTCATGGTCTTCTCTCCAAAAGCAGGGGAAAAGTCCAGATTTTGGTGTGACTGCAATTTTAAATCGGTggcaatgtttacagtgtgACTTCTTGTCACATCCATAGCTGCATCATTGTCAGCGAACCTCATTGTCTTCTCTCCACCAGCAGGTAAAATGTCCACATCTTGGTGTGGCTGCAGTTTTAAATCAGTggcaatgtttacagtgtgACTTCTTGTCACATCCATAGCTGCATCAGTTATATTGAATCTCATGGTCTTCTCTCCAAAAGCAGGGGAAAAGTCCAGATTTTGATGTGACTGCAGTTTTAAATCAGTGGCAATGTTTATAGTGTGACTTCTTGTCATATCCATACAGGCATCGTCAGCAGTAAACTTCActgttttctctctgcagtCGTCATCAGCATCAAACTTGACCTGAGGAAGACAATCGTAACCTTTATTAGGACCCAGAGTTAACATTATTTCATAATCAAAACTGTTTGCTGTTTCAGTGCCACCATCCATAAAAGGTCCTCTACCCCTTTCTAAAGCAGAGAAACTAGTAAGATCACTGTTGTTCTTTACACCTtaacaaatgtgtttattttgggaGATGTGAATCAATTATCACTTAAGcgggatttatgcttctgtggaGGCTCTACGAGGAGCTTTCGCCCTAGTAAGTATAAGTGGACTGAAGTCTAAAGATGCAGTATTCAGGACAAGTAGGTGGTATAGGgattcattcagaacacaaatGCGCAAAAGATCAAATTAAGCAAAGGTTTAAGCTCACCTGATTTCTTTGCACCAACGAGGTATCCATACCTGAATGTGGAGATGGAAAATACGTAAGAAGCAACTCAAACATAAAGAAAAACTCAAGACGACTCCAATTCCAATATTTAAGCATTATTAAACTGAATTGAAGCCTTCGCTGTCAAAAACATTTGAAGGGATTGGGGTTTCCATACCTTTACGGAATGTTCCCAGTGTTTCATTGTGCTGCTGTCGTGAAGTCATCTGTGCTTTCTTCAAACTGCCACTTTGGGGGTAAATGTCTTGTGTGGGGAAAAGACACCGAGGAGTATCATCTGTATCTGGGAGTCCTAAAATGCGGCCCGTTTGAGCTTCAGTCATGTTTACATCATCTTCTGGACAGATTGTCCTTCCATTCGATGAGTCTCCCATGCCGTGTTGTGCAGCTGTAGGCGTCATCCTTTCGACCGCAGGATTGACACTGGGCCCACTTGGTTTTGAGAGGCTCTTATTAAAGCTTGGATCCACACCGCGTGCTGATGAAGATCTGTTTCTAGGCAGACCACATGTCTCATCTTCTTGTTTCTTCACAGGAAGAACTGATTCCGCAATATTTACAGTGAGGCACTTGGTCATATCCATAGAGGTATCATCTGTAGTGAGCCTAAAGGTTTTCTCTCCACATATAGGCATAACATCCACATTTTGAAACGACTGCAGCTCGAAACCAGTGACAATGTTTACagtgtgactttgtgtcacatCCATACATGCATCATATGCAGAAATCCTCTCAGGtttctctctgcagtcatcttccgtatcaaatttgacctgtggaagaaaaaaaaaaaaacactgttagtGTACAGCTATAGCACACATTGATCTTGATATGAAATTTTAATCTAGCATTCCTAATTAACcattattaaaacaaactattttaccatgaaaataaagtatactaccatttctaaaataaatgaatacataaatgCAATCACTGATTCTGCATAACTtggtaaaatgtttttatttccagGTGAATCAGCATGTGACAACACATTACAGACCAAATGCAGCTCTAAAAACATTACGTCTTTAAGTTTACCGGATTTCTTTGCACCTTTGTCTTCAAAGATGGCTTCAATGCAGTTTCCATACCTATTATGTGAAGGggattaaataaaaaagggaaaTTAGCTAAATCAATCATACCCAGATTCCACcattttaaatataattaaCTAAATTAATGTTATAAAATATAGGTTTTCAAGTACATACATTATTCACATGACCAAaacaacaattattttttcttcaaatgttttggttAATGGTCTAATTTTAGTTTCTCTCAGTCTACGTTTTATAGACTACatatgagaaaataaaaaaaggaaggtTTGTAGTTTCCTTACCCGCACGGTTAGATGACCTCAGCGCTTTGCTGTTCTTCTGTCCTGAGGTCATCTCTTGTTTCTTCAGACCTTCACAGTGGGGGTACATGTCTTGTGTGGGAAAAAGAAACTGGAAAGGATCATCTGAGGCGCTGAGCCCTATTATGCGGCCCGTCTGAGCTTCAGTCATATCCATGCTCACATCGTTTTCAGGACAGATTGTACCTCCATTAATGGATTTTTCAAAGATCCTGGATGTAATGAGGGACTGACTTCCTTTCCCAACATTACTTTGAAGCTGGGACAGGGAGCTGTTTGTGTCAACGGTTTCCTTAGAGGATGCTGCAGCAGAAGGTACCGTTCTGGCAATCGCAGGATTACCACTGGAGGCGCCTGGTTTAGAGAGACTTGAAAGGAAGTCTTCAAATCCTGGATCCAAAGCATTAGCCGACGAGCCAGGCGCACCACAGGTCTCGCGCTTTCTCTCCTCCAGAGATGAAGCATTGTCCATTTTTCCACGAGTGTTTTGGTTCGGAGGTGGTAATAAACTACTGGCAATGTTTACCGTGTGACTCTGAGTCATATTCATAAACTCATCACCTGCAGAGAACATTATTGTTTTCTCTTTGTAATCATCTTCTGTATCAAGGTTGGCCTGACGAAGAAAAGACATTAAAAGAGCATTAAACCAACATTATCAAAACTCAACTAGTTAGTTTCCGTTAATGTCAGTACGGCATAAAAAGGATTAttttcaaacttaaaaaaactttGGCTAGATAAGAAATTCACTGTAACAGAAAAGTAAACCAATTATAAAACTCACCTTGTGTCTTTGATGAGAAGCATGTACACCCGGATTCTTCAAGGATGTCATATCTAAATTTGGAAATTGAAATGTAATAAGATGCTACTTGAACTGTATTCAAATCATAAGTTGCAAAATAATATCTGCATCCCCAAAACACACAAGACATATTAAGTATTATTGAGTCAAAGCAAGAATCAGTTAGTTTGTTGATACAAAATTCAATACCTTTAGGGTTGAATGATGCCAGTGTTTTACTGCTTCTCTGCGGTTGTTTGGTCTTCTCTGCTGTCTGTGACACTCTGTTGTCAAAGCGGGAGTACATTTCTTGTGTGGGAAAAAGACACTGAAAGGGATCATCATCAGTGAATCCCAGCATGCTGTCTGTCTTAGCTTTAGTCACATCCATGCTTAAATCATCTTCTGGACAGAGTGCACTTCCATAAGATAATTCACCAATCTTCCTGGATGTATTAAGGGACTTCTCCACCACAGCTGAAACTGAAGTTGGAGCCTGATTTTCTTTATCCACATTAGCCCTTTGTGTTTTAATCTGGGCCAGAGAGCGGTTTGCTTCTTCAGAGGGTGCGCCAGAAGCAGGCTTTGTTCTGGTGATGACCGGACTAGAGCTGGGGCCACTTTGTTTCGAGTGACTTGCAAGGAATTTTTCAAATTCAGGATCCAAAGAAGGCACTGATGAGGATATGTTTCTCGCCATGGATCCATTATTCACGGTGAACATCTCCGTTTTCACTCTTCTAGAGGGTAAAGGGTCATAGTTCTGGAGGGAAATATCTGGAAGTAATTCTGCATCACCGGCAATGTTTATTGTGTGACTGTGGGTCATGTCCATGAATTCATCATCTGTAGAAAATATCACAGTTTTTTCCCCTAAGTCACCCGCAGTATCAAAGTTGACCTGGTGAAGAGAAGTAGCTTTAGGTCAACGAACAGTACACAACTATCAGGTTTTACAATCAAAATCCTCTCATGAACATTACAATAAAGCATTCTaataatatattacatatagtCATAAGAATGCATTTTAACCAAGGAGATTTCAAGCTCACCTTTTGCCCTTGTTGAGAAGCATGTAGAGGAGCATTCAATAGGGTTTCCATTCCTGAATTTCAAGACTTGGAATTTAGTAAGTCATCTTACACTGTCACAGATAATGTGAGCATGTGTTAATAGTTGTCGGAAGATCAAAAAACAATCATCCCTACCTGTAATTTGTTGAATCCCATCTTCAGTGACGGCCACCTGGACCCTTATGAAAGGAAACACAATATTTCTGTTGTTAATACAGAACATTTTGACTGGTTTGGTGAGAATACAAGTCAAAGATAAGCATCTAAAATCAACGATTTTGTCCATGCTAGTTAGGTCAACAGCTGAATATGTAACACTTGAATAGGATCAAGTCCCCTTACCTATTTTTTGTGGCTGCCGCTGCTGTGGAATAACAGAGGACAAATATTACAAGGCtttccaaaataaataaataaataaatatatatattttatttaatatactttttttttttttttcttaaaatcacATAGTTAT
It contains:
- the knl1 gene encoding kinetochore scaffold 1 isoform X1, producing the protein MEPLDPAKNDEGSGFTKRRISSILKAPQRSSMKFSDPVQQENVVECAKPVEKRNSRRVSFAPANNVLLFSKDGKNASPAKNPLQELITTTAAATKNRVQVAVTEDGIQQITGMETLLNAPLHASQQGQKVNFDTAGDLGEKTVIFSTDDEFMDMTHSHTINIAGDAELLPDISLQNYDPLPSRRVKTEMFTVNNGSMARNISSSVPSLDPEFEKFLASHSKQSGPSSSPVITRTKPASGAPSEEANRSLAQIKTQRANVDKENQAPTSVSAVVEKSLNTSRKIGELSYGSALCPEDDLSMDVTKAKTDSMLGFTDDDPFQCLFPTQEMYSRFDNRVSQTAEKTKQPQRSSKTLASFNPKDMTSLKNPGVHASHQRHKANLDTEDDYKEKTIMFSAGDEFMNMTQSHTVNIASSLLPPPNQNTRGKMDNASSLEERKRETCGAPGSSANALDPGFEDFLSSLSKPGASSGNPAIARTVPSAAASSKETVDTNSSLSQLQSNVGKGSQSLITSRIFEKSINGGTICPENDVSMDMTEAQTGRIIGLSASDDPFQFLFPTQDMYPHCEGLKKQEMTSGQKNSKALRSSNRAGMETALKPSLKTKVQRNPVKFDTEDDCREKPERISAYDACMDVTQSHTVNIVTGFELQSFQNVDVMPICGEKTFRLTTDDTSMDMTKCLTVNIAESVLPVKKQEDETCGLPRNRSSSARGVDPSFNKSLSKPSGPSVNPAVERMTPTAAQHGMGDSSNGRTICPEDDVNMTEAQTGRILGLPDTDDTPRCLFPTQDIYPQSGSLKKAQMTSRQQHNETLGTFRKGMDTSLVQRNQVKFDADDDCREKTVKFTADDACMDMTRSHTINIATDLKLQSHQNLDFSPAFGEKTMRFNITDAAMDVTRSHTVNIATDLKLQPHQDVDILPAGGEKTMRFNTTDAAMDVTRSHTVNIATDLKLQSHQYVDSLPAFGEKTMRFNTTDAAMDVTRSHTVNIATDLKLQSHQYVDSLPAFGEKTMRFNTTDAAMDVTRSHTVNIATDFEPQSHQDVDILPAGGEKTMRFADNDAAMDVTQCLTVNIASNSVSDSLLPRRDSNILFTHKDVDFPLSAKKTHRPRGNQSSSAHALDPGFKNSLSRKSGPWVRAVAPAAPSPQETPDTDGLLDQLKIQKPDVDTEKVALPFVSAVLEKSVNKTMTEGPEHDVSMNMTEAQTGGILEQTYTGEPPQCLSSTQDFNPDHLKKTEATPQQRNEALGSSNPGRVEIPNLPDSPDSNETGTSKEPKSKNLTCSLSQKMVNSPSAVDHDVDTAPSRKSRRMSLADIKSKVRRLSHMVSTAPDTIAMDSHTAPLPHLERDMDKTSNDKTKSLPVTEPQLEMGLVNTEENTQAQCVLQGEQPSATTTPFNLKTKQLMSRLSVGIFKAKLPQKRKPDDPKKGNSVDKHQRTVAVNVTNQLSNFVDDMSDIYNEELDSYEDMSETLDIMSPQNATEKVSASQEFDMDELLEKDVSEKDFISPVSGKKRPVPADENNVEDEKRLKVSTDVEMGFQPHVVECDSNATTVPSMTTQTTDYSNSSHTASIRCEATLESTYKQSLFESQLEDYANDVQRKLDDDTITLLEFFQLFNIDFVIHNPRQSILPGRLLSDTDRTPMDLLKDRHINRPKQMVYETDVLNLTEMVEGLKERMRDLDKPLKIVNRPLWEEVRNYSEKELKSFGAKLKERHNLFRKLSKVQSHEMKEVLYSNLVQANLKEQQRPRGMIEEADGMIKSLDDCIRELETELIAVEEKGFEDQPSLKSRQEEIQKVTEALEDNNRQISELEMQKKQTSNKLSRLKVETSNLESHVTALHMVNEWKFGEKKDNCSVYTFLYETLILQLVYEKSNGNDAANRSERKISHITLSLQLDDEKSLGNARLVHKLLSQYIEGETDWVEKYPTSRHVPQLLHDVSLVVSRCRLLGEELRRLKTWGSVRLNILNMSCVDTQVHFVFSSLKTFSQFEVIFSVSLIGQPYALQLQSFKNMIGNTTIQQIEEIVSSFSPSKNLLTKIVKKINENLLY